Proteins encoded in a region of the Acipenser ruthenus chromosome 43, fAciRut3.2 maternal haplotype, whole genome shotgun sequence genome:
- the LOC131709390 gene encoding LOW QUALITY PROTEIN: GTPase IMAP family member 4-like (The sequence of the model RefSeq protein was modified relative to this genomic sequence to represent the inferred CDS: deleted 1 base in 1 codon; substituted 1 base at 1 genomic stop codon), with product MASTGKGTSTGLAASSKQGQDQGRSSELRLVLLGKTGDGKSASGNTILGSKRFESKTSATSTTRECKKETAVIAGRNVSVIDTPGIFNTDLSEDEVKLEIARCISLCSPGPHAFLLVMPLGRYTGHKREIVQEIQKMFSEEVMRFTIILFTRANXLKKDETIEEYLERGSQELQELVKKCGGYHAFNNKEENPTQVTELLQKIKSMVAENGGSHYTDEIYQLAEAVITEERVNKGISREKIEKSNSFIMAFTILTGAVVGAGLGILLGEGLACIAGGAAVVPGAVAGGIRGLVVGASIGSEASGPGDAVKRVFKELTDIIGKQQ from the exons ATGGCTTCAACAGGTAAAGGAACATCAACTGGACTCGCTG cgtCTAGTAAGCAGGGGCAGGACCAGGGCAGGTCCTCTGAGCTGAGGCTGGTGCTGCTTGGGAAGACAGGAGATGGGAAGAGTGCCtctggaaacaccatcctgggcagtaAGAGGTTTGAATCTAAAACCAGTGCCACCTCAACAACAAGGGAGTGTAAGAAGGAAACAGCTGTCATTGCTGGGAGAAATGTTTCTGTGATCGACACTCCAGGAATCTTCAACACAGATCTCTCTGAAGACGAGGTTAAACTGGAGATTGCACGATGCATCTCCCTGTGTTCCCCGGGACCCCACGCATTCCTCCTGGTGATGCCGTTGGGTCGATACACGGGGCACAAGCGTGAAATAGTGCAGGAAATCCAGAAGATGTTCAGTGAGGAAGTTATGAGGTTCACCATCATTCTGTTCACTAGAGCAAATTAACTA AAAAAGGACGAGACTATCGAGGAGTACCTTGAGAGAGGCAGCCAGGAGCTCCAGGAGCTGGTTAAAAAGTGTGGGGGGTATCACGCCTTCAATAACAAGGAGGAGAATCCCACCCAGGTCACTGAGCTACTGCAGAAAATAAAGAGCATGGTGGCTGAGAACGGAGGCAGCCACTACACTGATGAGATATACCAGCTGGCAGAAGCAGTGATCACAGAAGAGCGGGTTAATAAGGGAATAAGCAGAGAAAAGATCGAAAAGTCCAACAGTTTCATTATGGCATTTACCATACTGACAGGAGCAGTAGTGGGAGCTGGTTTAGGGATTTTATTGGGAGAGGGGCTAGCATGTATTGCAGGTGGGGCAGCAGTGGTGCCAGGAGCAGTGGCAGGAGGGATAAGAGGTCTAGTAGTTGGAGCGTCAATTGGATCAGAAGCATCAGGGCCAGGCGATGCAGTAAAGAGAGTGTTCAAAGAACTAACAGACATAATAGGCAAACAACAATAG
- the LOC131709395 gene encoding GTPase IMAP family member 4-like → MASSKQVQGRSSELRVVLLGRAGDGMSASGNTILGSEEFQSDASSSSLTKECMKKTAVVAGRHVSVVDTPGFFHTDLSEDEVKLEIGRCVSLSSPGPHAFLLVMPLGPYTKQEKEIVQEIQKMFSEKVMRFTLILFTRADDLEKGMTIKKYLKSSQELQELVTKCGGCHAFNNKEENPTQVTELLEKIESMVAENGGSHYTDEMYQQAQTAIRQEKEEICGCAPMCLCL, encoded by the exons ATGG catCCAGTAAGCAAGTCCAGGGCAGGTCCTCTGAGCTGAGGGTGGTGCTGCTTGGGAGGGCAGGGGACGGGATGAGTGCCtctggaaacaccatcctgggcagtgAAGAGTTTCAATCTGATGCCAGCTCCTCCTCATTAACAAAGGAGTGCATGAAGAAAACAGCTGTAGTTGCTGGGAGACACGTTTCTGTGGTCGACACTCCAGGATTTTTTCACACAGATCTCTCTGAAGACGAGGTTAAACTGGAGATTGGGAGATGCGTCTCCCTGTCctccccgggaccccacgctttcctcctggtgatgcCGTTGGGTCCATACACAAAGCAAGAGAAGGAAATAGTGCAGGAAATCCAGAAGATGTTTAGTGAGAAAGTTATGAGGTTCACCCTCATTCTGTTCACCAGAGCGGATGATCTCGAAAAGGGCATGACTATCAAGAAGTACCTTAAGAGCAGCCAGGAGCTCCAGGAGCTGGTGACAAAGTGTGGGGGGTGTCACGCCTTCAATAACAAGGAGGAGAATCCCACCCAGGTCACTGAGCTACTGGAGAAAATAGAGAGCATGGTGGCTGAGAACGGAGGCAGCCACTACACTGATGAGATGTACCAGCAGGCACAAACAGCGATCAGACAAGAGAAGGAGGAGATATGTGGTTGTGCCCCgatgtgtctgtgtttgtaa